A genomic segment from Rubrobacter tropicus encodes:
- a CDS encoding glycosyltransferase, with amino-acid sequence MSGRRMYFMTPTFRPVGGVVKIFDYVNHALAFGYEPVIACPEKYKAGLPVFEISRFSHLTPENGIRFVALEQAGVGPDDFAFLSWPSHYPILEPRIGRGASHEQVISIVQNVRWANPTFERGYAVRLLSRPMARIMTNDVVLEACKPYLNESSMTETIMLGNDSAFFARERLGGFKGPIKVGYTTWKSDVGDRVAAMFRERGSGFRFRAIRNPVGWKELKKLYQWSDVFLATPLVEEGFYMPGLEAMAAGAVVITSDAGGNRAYCRFGENCLPARFENAGDYAAALRALRGYGAGEIEALRRGGYEAVGRHTLEYERDRFGGFMEKLEGRLQRNAGASRGSL; translated from the coding sequence GTGAGCGGGCGGCGGATGTACTTCATGACGCCGACCTTCAGGCCCGTTGGCGGGGTCGTCAAGATCTTCGACTACGTCAACCACGCGCTCGCCTTCGGGTACGAGCCCGTGATCGCGTGCCCCGAGAAGTACAAGGCCGGGTTGCCGGTCTTCGAGATCTCACGCTTCAGCCACCTCACGCCCGAGAACGGCATCCGGTTCGTAGCCCTGGAGCAGGCGGGCGTAGGGCCAGACGACTTCGCCTTTCTCTCCTGGCCGAGCCACTACCCCATCCTGGAGCCGAGGATCGGGCGCGGCGCCAGCCACGAGCAGGTCATCTCTATCGTCCAGAACGTCCGCTGGGCCAACCCGACCTTCGAGCGGGGCTACGCCGTCCGCCTCCTCTCCCGGCCGATGGCTCGCATCATGACCAACGACGTGGTGCTCGAAGCCTGCAAGCCCTACCTCAACGAGTCCTCCATGACGGAGACCATAATGCTCGGCAACGACTCGGCCTTCTTCGCCAGGGAGCGTTTGGGAGGCTTCAAGGGGCCGATAAAGGTCGGCTATACGACCTGGAAGTCCGACGTGGGCGACCGGGTCGCGGCTATGTTCCGGGAGCGGGGCTCCGGCTTCAGGTTCAGGGCCATAAGGAACCCCGTCGGCTGGAAGGAGCTCAAGAAGCTCTACCAGTGGTCAGACGTCTTTCTGGCGACGCCGCTCGTCGAGGAGGGCTTCTACATGCCCGGGCTGGAGGCGATGGCGGCGGGCGCGGTCGTGATCACCTCTGACGCCGGGGGCAACCGGGCCTACTGCCGGTTCGGCGAGAACTGCCTGCCGGCCCGGTTCGAGAACGCCGGGGACTACGCCGCGGCCCTGCGGGCGTTGAGGGGCTACGGGGCCGGGGAGATAGAGGCGCTCAGGCGCGGCGGGTACGAGGCCGTGGGCAGGCACACGTTGGAGTACGAGCGGGACCGTTTCGGCGGGTTCATGGAGAAACTCGAAGGGCGGCTGCAGCGGAACGCCGGGGCGTCGCGTGGTAGCCTTTAG
- a CDS encoding glycosyltransferase family 4 protein — protein sequence MVDRAVVISNDVVPGLGMPVAAPGLRAFGLAEGLRANGIKTKTLVTRGFTDRQWWRFGRSVPHPSVPGVEVLGARWLSRYLEANRPITAVIINSNQVEHLRPMEGVHYVLDFFAPKMLEALYQHGEGYPKDELARLRRRKIRAIELADAFIVNGKKKVPYFLGWMLQADRDVRQLPVEVVNMCVPPSFTETERPANGNVKFAVAGYLQQWSRLGGWVSGLERQLDRPEMSLDLLTPWHWGGGVGRTHESTGDLDRLAAHPSVTTHPTMSFSAFRDFLSTVDVSIDLFKHNLEREYAMVTRSVVSLAAGVPVIHPPFTEVSPMISAYDAGWLVDPEDSEAVEATIRGILDDPGAVREKRANARRLAVELLDPAVAVRPLVEIVRSW from the coding sequence GTGGTAGACAGGGCCGTCGTGATCTCCAACGACGTCGTCCCGGGGCTCGGGATGCCCGTGGCGGCGCCAGGCCTTCGGGCTTTCGGGCTGGCCGAGGGCCTGCGGGCCAACGGCATCAAGACCAAGACCCTCGTGACGCGCGGCTTCACGGACCGCCAGTGGTGGCGCTTCGGGAGGAGCGTCCCCCACCCGTCGGTACCGGGCGTCGAGGTCCTGGGGGCGCGCTGGCTCTCGCGCTACCTGGAGGCGAACAGGCCGATCACCGCCGTCATCATAAACAGCAACCAGGTCGAGCACCTGCGGCCCATGGAAGGCGTCCACTACGTGCTCGACTTCTTCGCGCCCAAGATGCTGGAAGCCCTGTACCAGCACGGCGAGGGGTATCCCAAAGACGAGCTCGCGCGGCTCAGGCGGCGCAAGATCCGGGCCATAGAGCTCGCCGACGCCTTCATAGTGAACGGCAAAAAGAAGGTCCCCTACTTTCTCGGCTGGATGCTCCAGGCCGACCGCGACGTCCGCCAGCTCCCCGTCGAGGTCGTCAACATGTGTGTCCCGCCCTCGTTCACCGAGACGGAGCGCCCCGCGAACGGGAACGTAAAGTTCGCGGTGGCCGGCTACCTGCAGCAGTGGAGCAGGCTCGGCGGGTGGGTGTCCGGGTTGGAGCGGCAGCTCGACCGGCCGGAGATGAGCCTCGACCTGCTCACGCCCTGGCACTGGGGCGGGGGCGTGGGGCGCACCCACGAGTCGACCGGCGACCTCGATAGGCTCGCGGCTCACCCTTCCGTAACCACGCACCCGACGATGAGCTTTTCCGCGTTTCGGGACTTTCTCTCGACCGTCGACGTCTCCATAGACCTCTTCAAGCACAACCTGGAGCGGGAGTACGCGATGGTAACGCGTTCGGTGGTTTCTCTGGCGGCCGGGGTTCCCGTCATACACCCGCCCTTCACGGAAGTTTCGCCCATGATCTCCGCCTACGACGCCGGCTGGCTCGTCGACCCGGAAGATTCTGAGGCCGTGGAGGCGACCATCCGGGGCATCCTCGACGACCCCGGAGCGGTGCGGGAGAAGCGGGCGAACGCCAGGAGGCTTGCCGTTGAGCTACTGGACCCTGCGGTCGCGGTTCGTCCGCTCGTGGAGATCGTGAGGTCCTGGTGA
- a CDS encoding polysaccharide biosynthesis protein, which yields MWLMRSMGERLLASVDRLQRAFHGSPPAFRRGAAMLVDAFIVVESFAVVLIVRVSGTPDSDEFWPYFWPFALFSALAFVLLLNESGVYRSILRYTGIYQGVQVLSATAIAAGGLFLAVFCVGPDGFGIMPKNPVPISVPLVGSVLAYVQLVAVRLYPRVFYELSLREVGRRTRVVVVGTGEPGVALAGHIWRTSAAETQVVGFVSEARAEVGRQIEGASVLGVVEDLEEVISQHGVDQVIIAMPHASREQMDWIWRTSTRASVTVKVMPDLGEFLSEGTIKLRELQIEDLLGREPVDIDLDALSSYVNGKRVLVTGAAGSIGSELSRQISRLGPAQLVLLDRDESGLYYLNSELRREDFYDAETSVGDVTNPERVSFVFEKFRPQLVFHAAAYKHVPMMELQAAECITNNVFGTLNVARAAGAYGASKFVNVSTDKAVHPVNVMGATKRLAEMIVKNLAAEYPETVYASVRFGNVLGSRGSVVPTFRQQIEAGGPVTVTHPDMIRYFMTIPEAVSLILQAGAMAEGYGTYVLEMGRPVAITDLARKMIEIMGAPNIKIKFVGLRPGEKLKEELSEEDEQRTETAHQMVFRLTSENMTPPDGSDLSELLDPMISHARNQEAGESLALLHRAVPNYTTNGPETHEINLNYPPRGWQA from the coding sequence ATGTGGCTTATGAGGAGTATGGGGGAGCGGCTTCTGGCGTCGGTGGACCGGCTGCAGCGTGCCTTCCACGGGTCTCCGCCCGCGTTCCGGCGTGGGGCGGCGATGCTGGTGGATGCTTTCATAGTCGTCGAGTCGTTCGCCGTCGTGCTCATAGTTCGCGTCTCCGGGACCCCTGACAGCGACGAGTTCTGGCCCTACTTCTGGCCGTTCGCGTTGTTTTCGGCGCTTGCTTTCGTGTTGCTCCTGAACGAGAGCGGGGTCTACAGGAGCATCCTCAGGTACACGGGCATCTACCAGGGCGTTCAGGTATTGAGCGCGACGGCCATAGCGGCCGGAGGTCTCTTTCTGGCGGTATTCTGCGTGGGGCCTGACGGGTTCGGGATCATGCCCAAGAACCCCGTCCCGATCTCGGTGCCGTTGGTCGGGTCCGTCCTCGCCTACGTGCAGCTCGTGGCGGTCCGGCTCTACCCGCGGGTCTTCTACGAGTTGTCCCTGCGCGAGGTCGGGCGCAGGACGCGGGTCGTGGTCGTAGGGACCGGGGAGCCCGGGGTGGCGCTCGCGGGGCACATATGGCGCACTTCGGCGGCCGAGACGCAGGTGGTCGGCTTCGTCAGCGAGGCCAGGGCCGAGGTGGGGAGGCAGATAGAGGGGGCTTCCGTGCTCGGGGTCGTCGAGGACCTCGAGGAGGTCATCTCCCAGCACGGCGTGGACCAGGTGATCATAGCCATGCCGCACGCTAGCCGGGAGCAGATGGATTGGATCTGGCGCACCTCCACCCGCGCCTCGGTCACCGTGAAGGTGATGCCGGACCTCGGCGAGTTCCTCTCCGAGGGGACCATCAAGCTGCGGGAGCTCCAGATCGAGGACCTCCTCGGGCGCGAGCCCGTGGACATAGACCTCGACGCCCTCTCCAGCTACGTCAACGGCAAGCGCGTGCTCGTGACGGGCGCCGCCGGCTCCATCGGCAGCGAGCTCAGTCGCCAGATCTCACGCCTCGGACCGGCCCAACTGGTCCTGCTGGACCGCGACGAGAGCGGCCTCTACTACCTGAACTCGGAGCTGCGGCGGGAAGACTTCTACGACGCCGAGACCTCCGTCGGCGACGTCACGAACCCCGAGCGGGTGAGCTTCGTCTTCGAGAAGTTCCGTCCGCAGCTCGTGTTCCACGCCGCCGCCTACAAGCACGTCCCGATGATGGAGCTTCAGGCGGCAGAGTGCATCACCAACAACGTCTTCGGCACCCTCAACGTGGCCCGCGCCGCCGGGGCCTACGGGGCGAGCAAGTTCGTAAACGTCTCGACGGACAAGGCCGTTCACCCCGTAAACGTCATGGGCGCGACCAAGCGCCTCGCCGAGATGATCGTGAAGAACCTCGCCGCCGAGTACCCCGAGACGGTCTACGCCTCGGTGCGCTTCGGCAACGTGCTCGGCAGCCGGGGATCGGTCGTGCCGACCTTCCGCCAGCAGATAGAGGCGGGCGGCCCCGTAACGGTGACCCACCCCGACATGATCCGGTACTTCATGACCATCCCGGAGGCCGTATCCCTGATCCTGCAGGCCGGCGCCATGGCCGAGGGCTACGGCACCTACGTCCTCGAGATGGGCCGCCCCGTCGCCATCACGGATCTGGCCCGCAAGATGATCGAGATAATGGGCGCCCCGAACATAAAGATAAAGTTCGTGGGCCTCCGCCCCGGCGAGAAGCTCAAAGAAGAACTCTCCGAGGAGGACGAACAGAGGACGGAGACCGCCCACCAGATGGTCTTCCGCCTCACCTCCGAGAACATGACCCCCCCCGACGGCTCAGACCTCTCCGAACTCCTCGACCCCATGATCTCCCACGCCCGCAACCAGGAGGCCGGGGAATCCCTGGCCCTCCTCCACCGCGCCGTCCCGAACTACACCACCAACGGCCC
- a CDS encoding sulfotransferase, with protein MYPHFIGIGAQKAGTTWLSRNLQMHPEVWMPPVKEVHYFDEKMNDPGNPAARLFQNVSGKRDRDRRWRRQVRRRTGRHLKNFSRQDALWDLKYYAGRPDDGWYASLFEPGRGKTAGEITPAYSTLDPDAVAHVHSLAPEAKIILMLRNPIERAWSQAAMRFDKAGESAADAAGTERLRRLFEREGSRSRTDYLRALENWGAYYPEDRIFVGFLEDVHFFPEELLRRVYDFLGVDPTFEPPGLTRKVHTRSVGRVPTAPMSYLASSYGEETSRLAERFGGYASFWLYCATRLASDPPPEPTIPYPLWESSLWEEWAGSGGGAILQSGTLAL; from the coding sequence TTGTACCCGCACTTTATCGGGATAGGGGCGCAGAAGGCGGGCACGACGTGGCTCAGCCGCAACCTCCAGATGCACCCCGAGGTCTGGATGCCGCCCGTCAAGGAGGTCCACTACTTCGACGAGAAGATGAACGACCCCGGGAACCCCGCCGCCAGGCTCTTCCAGAACGTCTCGGGCAAACGCGACAGGGACCGCCGGTGGAGGAGGCAGGTCCGCCGGAGAACGGGGCGGCACCTCAAGAACTTCTCCAGACAGGACGCTCTCTGGGACCTCAAGTACTACGCGGGCAGGCCGGACGACGGGTGGTACGCCTCGCTCTTCGAGCCGGGCCGGGGAAAGACGGCCGGTGAGATCACGCCCGCGTACTCAACCCTCGACCCCGACGCCGTCGCCCACGTCCACTCCCTGGCGCCCGAGGCGAAGATAATCCTGATGCTGCGCAACCCCATCGAACGCGCCTGGTCCCAGGCCGCCATGCGCTTCGACAAGGCCGGCGAGAGCGCCGCCGACGCGGCGGGCACGGAGAGGCTGCGCCGCCTCTTCGAACGCGAGGGCTCCCGCTCCAGGACAGACTACCTGCGCGCGCTCGAGAACTGGGGTGCGTACTACCCCGAGGACCGCATCTTCGTGGGCTTCCTGGAGGACGTCCACTTCTTCCCGGAAGAACTCCTCCGCCGCGTCTACGATTTTCTCGGCGTCGACCCCACTTTCGAGCCCCCCGGCCTCACCCGCAAGGTCCACACCCGCTCCGTAGGACGCGTTCCGACCGCCCCGATGTCCTACCTCGCCTCCTCCTACGGCGAAGAGACCTCGCGCCTCGCCGAACGCTTCGGGGGCTACGCCTCCTTCTGGCTCTACTGCGCCACCCGCCTGGCGTCCGACCCGCCCCCCGAGCCGACGATACCGTACCCCCTGTGGGAATCGTCCCTGTGGGAAGAGTGGGCCGGCTCCGGCGGAGGCGCGATCCTCCAGAGCGGCACGCTGGCGTTGTAG
- a CDS encoding PIN domain-containing protein — protein MPSFFDTNVLVYLVDADEPAKQEVSRGLVQEHLADGDGAISVQVLREFFFASRKLRTPVSYETAREAVEYFAKFSPLQEDADMVLKAVRRTGEMSLSFWDALIVEAALKSGADRLLTEDMQHGQIIEGMLVENPFL, from the coding sequence ATGCCCTCGTTCTTCGACACAAATGTTCTCGTATACTTGGTGGACGCAGACGAGCCAGCGAAGCAAGAGGTCTCTCGTGGCCTGGTGCAAGAGCATTTGGCCGATGGCGATGGCGCTATCTCGGTTCAAGTCTTGCGTGAATTCTTCTTTGCTTCGAGAAAGTTACGCACCCCGGTCTCGTATGAGACGGCGAGAGAAGCAGTCGAGTACTTCGCCAAGTTCTCCCCTCTTCAGGAAGACGCCGACATGGTGCTCAAGGCCGTGCGCCGCACCGGAGAGATGTCCCTTTCCTTTTGGGACGCCCTGATCGTCGAGGCCGCGTTGAAGTCCGGCGCCGACCGGCTCCTGACGGAGGACATGCAGCACGGCCAGATCATCGAGGGGATGCTTGTCGAGAACCCGTTTCTGTAG
- a CDS encoding class I SAM-dependent methyltransferase, with protein MDAKTSTSHPVFYAGRFADGVPRKALPDDCLLLDDWAVLPGPLADAADGASVVIVWDLLSFPFEALVGEARDVPLVLALPAGRDAKFLSAVFGETVFGGLGFFDGIATPDTDTWQALRRRYGWAEGQRVAAGEDPGGLISDVLAGMAGGERWEKAAHRTRESALLPRFAAARGLEAGEVPMDVLQVGVGDGRWATGFDPATTRFSGVDEDERALARAAQNFPEGGFRKLGPELSIPHPDEGFDLTFCVDTLGDYPAEEKRALTSEMWRVTRPGGRLLFLEDFVGGDGSAPYVVSVNAFVDLLMGATAGQVVLEHVESLRYPGEDTVRGGVLALSRLGVPGRW; from the coding sequence GTGGACGCGAAGACCTCCACCAGCCACCCGGTCTTCTATGCCGGCCGCTTCGCGGACGGCGTCCCGCGAAAGGCGCTCCCGGATGATTGCCTGCTCCTGGACGACTGGGCCGTCCTCCCCGGGCCCCTGGCCGACGCCGCAGACGGGGCCTCCGTCGTAATCGTCTGGGACCTTCTCTCTTTCCCCTTCGAGGCCCTCGTCGGGGAGGCGCGAGACGTCCCGCTCGTCCTCGCCCTACCCGCAGGCCGCGACGCGAAGTTCCTCTCTGCCGTCTTCGGCGAGACGGTCTTTGGCGGCCTCGGCTTCTTCGACGGGATCGCGACGCCCGACACGGACACCTGGCAGGCCCTGCGCCGCCGGTACGGTTGGGCCGAAGGACAGCGCGTCGCCGCCGGGGAGGACCCGGGGGGCCTGATCTCCGATGTCTTGGCCGGGATGGCGGGCGGCGAGAGGTGGGAGAAGGCCGCCCACCGGACCAGGGAGTCGGCGCTCCTGCCCCGGTTCGCCGCCGCGCGCGGCCTCGAAGCCGGCGAGGTGCCCATGGACGTCCTGCAGGTCGGCGTCGGGGACGGCCGCTGGGCCACAGGCTTCGACCCCGCGACCACCCGTTTCTCCGGCGTCGACGAGGACGAACGGGCCCTGGCCCGGGCCGCCCAAAACTTCCCGGAGGGCGGCTTCCGGAAGCTCGGGCCGGAACTCTCCATTCCGCACCCCGACGAGGGCTTCGACCTTACGTTCTGCGTGGATACCCTCGGGGATTATCCTGCTGAAGAGAAGCGGGCCCTGACCTCCGAGATGTGGCGCGTGACCCGCCCCGGCGGGCGGCTCCTGTTTTTGGAGGACTTCGTCGGCGGCGACGGGTCCGCGCCGTACGTCGTTTCGGTGAACGCCTTCGTGGACCTCCTGATGGGGGCGACGGCGGGGCAGGTCGTGCTCGAGCACGTCGAGTCCTTGCGGTATCCGGGTGAGGACACGGTCAGGGGCGGGGTGCTGGCGCTCTCCAGGCTTGGGGTGCCGGGGCGGTGGTAG
- a CDS encoding sulfotransferase, producing the protein MYPDFLIIGAQKAGTTWLQRNLQTHPEVWMPPEKELHYFDEKARLEGGLLQRLRGDGPADRRWRRQAKSRFKQSPGKIDPQDLLWDLKYFFGRPDDAWYASLFEREGQGHGRDHPDYSILDQESVAHAHRLMPHAKIVFMMRSPLERPWSAMDMGLRIKGRSWESLKEEKVYKRFDRGRTRLMTNYLRTLQNWGAYYPEDRIFVGFLEDIHFFPEELLHRLHDFLGVDSAAEHRVMKRKIHSGFQDTMPAKFAAYLAGSYHENLKRLSARFGGYASFWLYCAERLIEDPPTEDRLAYPLYESYLWESWDGAKDLSPQSGPLSSVRAASS; encoded by the coding sequence TTGTACCCGGATTTCCTGATCATAGGGGCGCAGAAGGCCGGCACGACCTGGCTGCAGCGCAACCTCCAGACCCACCCCGAGGTCTGGATGCCGCCCGAAAAGGAGCTCCACTACTTCGACGAGAAGGCGCGGCTCGAAGGCGGCCTTCTCCAGCGTCTGCGCGGGGACGGGCCTGCCGACCGGCGCTGGCGCCGCCAGGCGAAGTCCAGGTTCAAGCAGTCGCCCGGAAAGATCGACCCGCAGGACCTCCTCTGGGACCTCAAGTACTTCTTCGGCAGGCCCGACGACGCCTGGTACGCCTCGCTCTTCGAGCGGGAGGGGCAGGGTCACGGGCGAGACCACCCCGACTACTCGATCCTGGACCAGGAGAGCGTGGCCCACGCCCACCGCCTCATGCCGCACGCGAAGATAGTCTTCATGATGCGCAGCCCGCTGGAGAGGCCCTGGTCGGCGATGGACATGGGGCTCAGGATCAAGGGCCGCTCCTGGGAGTCGCTGAAGGAGGAGAAGGTCTACAAACGCTTCGACCGCGGCCGCACGCGCCTGATGACCAACTACCTGCGCACGCTCCAGAACTGGGGCGCGTACTACCCCGAGGACCGGATCTTCGTCGGCTTCCTCGAAGACATCCACTTCTTCCCGGAAGAGTTGCTTCACCGCCTCCACGACTTTCTCGGCGTGGATTCCGCGGCCGAGCATCGGGTGATGAAGCGCAAGATCCACTCCGGTTTCCAGGACACGATGCCGGCGAAGTTCGCCGCCTACCTGGCGGGCTCTTACCACGAGAACCTCAAGCGCCTGAGCGCCCGCTTCGGGGGCTACGCGTCGTTCTGGCTTTACTGCGCGGAGCGCCTGATCGAGGACCCGCCAACCGAAGACAGGCTGGCTTACCCCCTGTACGAGTCCTACCTCTGGGAGAGTTGGGATGGGGCGAAGGACCTCTCGCCCCAGAGCGGCCCCCTCTCCAGCGTCCGCGCCGCGTCTTCCTGA
- a CDS encoding sulfotransferase, producing MYPDFIGIGAQKAGTTWLHRNLQVHPQIHMPRKEVHYFDRKMNDGSNAVSRLFGKTRNDDQWRRQVKQIPLQLIKNPSLQELRWNLRYYMRPYDDRWYSQVFEPKKAKVSGEITPAYSVLKKEKVAHVHDLMPNTKLIFFMRNPIERVWSQTVMSFDKVEKGSAASASESGLLRKIERDSSYKLSNYMRTLENWGSYYPEDQIFVGFLEDVSFFPEELLGRLYDFLGVDPHFDQRLTGKKIHTRSEATMPTSVAVHLARNYHAEISRLAERFGGYASFWLYCAERLIEDPPGEKTITYPLFESYLWDGWDGARQARSGPLHSVRVAG from the coding sequence ATGTACCCGGACTTCATAGGAATAGGCGCGCAGAAGGCTGGCACGACCTGGCTGCACCGCAACCTCCAGGTACACCCCCAGATTCACATGCCGAGAAAAGAAGTCCACTACTTCGACCGCAAGATGAACGACGGCTCCAACGCCGTCAGCCGTCTCTTCGGCAAGACCAGAAACGACGACCAGTGGCGCCGGCAGGTAAAGCAGATCCCGCTGCAGCTCATCAAGAACCCGTCTCTCCAGGAACTGCGCTGGAACCTTCGCTACTACATGCGCCCCTACGACGACCGCTGGTACTCGCAGGTCTTCGAGCCGAAGAAGGCGAAGGTCTCGGGTGAGATCACGCCGGCCTACTCCGTCCTGAAAAAGGAGAAGGTCGCCCACGTCCACGACCTAATGCCCAACACGAAGCTCATCTTCTTCATGCGCAACCCCATAGAGCGCGTCTGGTCCCAGACGGTGATGAGCTTCGACAAGGTCGAGAAGGGCTCGGCCGCGAGCGCCTCGGAGTCGGGCCTGCTGCGCAAGATAGAGCGCGACAGCTCATACAAGCTCTCCAACTACATGAGGACGCTTGAGAACTGGGGCTCGTACTACCCGGAGGACCAGATCTTCGTGGGCTTCCTGGAAGACGTCAGCTTCTTCCCGGAGGAGCTTCTTGGCAGGCTCTACGACTTTCTCGGGGTCGACCCGCACTTCGACCAGCGGTTGACGGGGAAGAAGATCCACACCAGGAGCGAGGCGACGATGCCGACGAGCGTCGCCGTCCACCTGGCGAGGAATTACCACGCCGAGATCTCGCGCCTCGCCGAACGCTTCGGGGGCTACGCCTCGTTCTGGCTTTACTGCGCGGAGCGCCTGATCGAGGACCCGCCCGGGGAGAAGACGATCACCTACCCGCTCTTCGAGTCGTACCTGTGGGACGGGTGGGATGGGGCCAGGCAGGCCAGGAGCGGCCCGCTCCACTCCGTGCGGGTGGCGGGTTAG
- a CDS encoding glycosyltransferase family 4 protein: MTGPVVAGGLAFLVAGALVPLLVKFAVGRSLLDVPNIRSSHEVPTPRLGGVAIFAGTVVGVAVLRPGGAWPLLLAAALIWAVGLADDLSNLHFKTKAAAQALAAAGLILFYPPPVLSGAPVVLWPVVALVGVFWIVALTNAFNFMDGIDGFTGGVAIVNAFFLIPLAGDSGAFLPALIGATAGFLVWNISPASMFIGDSGAYLLGFSLAAVALYAPVTPGGAWTPLGFAAGALVFVPYLFDTAFTLFRRLRSGAGKSIFLAHREHIYQRITPTADLHRRTSNLYYAASAVAGLAAFLVAGGGLGILLGFGVAAALCVALAALPKVV, from the coding sequence TTGACCGGTCCGGTCGTTGCCGGGGGGCTGGCGTTTCTGGTGGCCGGCGCGCTCGTGCCGCTGCTGGTCAAGTTCGCCGTCGGGAGGAGCCTGCTCGACGTGCCGAACATCCGTTCCTCCCACGAGGTGCCGACGCCGCGGCTCGGCGGGGTCGCCATCTTCGCCGGAACGGTTGTCGGGGTCGCGGTTTTGCGTCCTGGAGGGGCGTGGCCGCTGCTGTTGGCGGCGGCCTTGATCTGGGCCGTCGGCCTCGCCGACGACCTCTCGAACCTCCACTTCAAGACGAAGGCGGCGGCCCAGGCACTCGCCGCCGCGGGCCTTATCCTCTTCTACCCGCCTCCGGTACTCTCCGGAGCGCCGGTCGTGCTGTGGCCCGTAGTGGCGCTGGTTGGGGTCTTCTGGATCGTGGCCCTCACAAACGCCTTCAACTTCATGGACGGCATAGACGGCTTCACGGGTGGCGTCGCGATCGTCAACGCCTTCTTCCTGATCCCGCTGGCGGGAGACTCCGGCGCGTTCTTGCCGGCCCTGATCGGGGCGACGGCAGGCTTCCTGGTCTGGAACATCAGCCCCGCCTCGATGTTTATAGGCGACTCGGGCGCGTACTTGCTCGGCTTCTCCCTGGCCGCCGTCGCCCTCTACGCCCCCGTCACACCCGGCGGGGCCTGGACGCCTCTGGGCTTCGCGGCCGGCGCTCTGGTCTTTGTGCCCTACCTCTTCGACACCGCCTTCACCCTCTTCCGGCGTCTCAGAAGCGGGGCCGGCAAGAGCATCTTCCTCGCCCACCGCGAGCACATCTACCAGCGCATAACCCCGACCGCCGACCTCCACCGCCGCACGAGCAACCTGTACTACGCGGCGAGCGCCGTCGCCGGCCTCGCCGCGTTCCTGGTGGCGGGAGGAGGCCTCGGGATTCTCCTCGGCTTCGGCGTCGCGGCGGCTCTCTGCGTCGCACTCGCGGCGTTGCCGAAGGTGGTTTAG
- a CDS encoding NAD-dependent epimerase/dehydratase family protein: MKVLLTGATGLLGGALLDLLISEGHEPRCLVREGSQNAHRLDAHPIEISRGDAGNAGDLGRALAGADALLHVAGIEYAPSVVEAARKAGVSRVVVVGSTSAHSAYEFRSGPKKRMEGVVEASGLDWTIARPAMIYGSERDKNVHRLLRFLDRSPVFPIFGPGTNLWQPVYHEDCARGVYEALVRPTAVGHSYDLPGDEPLAYKDLVKTAAQALGKRTRLVRLPLEPIRRALLLAETLRLPLPIKSEQVLRLREDKAYTYDEAQKDLGYAPRPFREGIELEVARLREVGLIKPKTA; encoded by the coding sequence ATGAAGGTCCTGCTGACCGGCGCCACCGGCCTGCTCGGCGGCGCGCTGCTTGACCTACTGATCTCTGAAGGACACGAACCGCGCTGCCTGGTCAGGGAGGGAAGCCAGAACGCCCACCGCCTGGACGCCCACCCGATAGAGATCTCCCGCGGGGACGCCGGCAACGCCGGAGACCTCGGCCGCGCCCTCGCCGGCGCCGACGCCCTCCTGCACGTCGCCGGCATCGAATACGCTCCATCCGTCGTCGAGGCGGCCCGAAAGGCCGGTGTCTCTAGGGTCGTGGTGGTGGGCAGCACGAGCGCCCACTCGGCCTACGAGTTCCGCTCCGGCCCGAAGAAGAGGATGGAGGGAGTCGTGGAAGCGAGCGGGCTCGACTGGACGATAGCCCGACCTGCCATGATCTACGGCTCCGAACGTGACAAGAACGTCCACCGCCTCCTGCGCTTTCTGGATCGCTCCCCGGTCTTCCCGATCTTCGGACCCGGCACGAACCTCTGGCAGCCCGTCTACCACGAGGACTGCGCCCGCGGCGTCTACGAGGCCCTCGTCCGCCCCACCGCCGTCGGGCACTCCTACGACCTGCCCGGCGACGAACCGCTGGCCTACAAAGACCTGGTAAAGACGGCCGCCCAAGCACTCGGTAAGCGAACCCGCCTCGTCCGTCTGCCGCTGGAGCCCATCCGCCGGGCCTTGCTTCTCGCCGAAACCCTCCGCCTCCCGCTCCCCATCAAAAGCGAGCAGGTCCTGCGCCTCCGCGAGGATAAGGCCTACACCTACGACGAAGCGCAAAAGGACCTCGGCTACGCGCCACGCCCCTTCCGCGAAGGCATAGAGCTGGAAGTCGCGCGCCTGCGCGAGGTCGGCCTCATCAAACCGAAGACGGCCTAG